A genomic segment from Treponema sp. Marseille-Q3903 encodes:
- the prfB gene encoding peptide chain release factor 2 (programmed frameshift), whose protein sequence is MLEEIKIPIEQLKEEIANVWGRLDSDAIDKAIAEKQKLTEAPGFWDDHEAAEKVMSQIRKLKNRIEPWRNIMAEMDDLEAMYELAEESGEQSDEDEVRSMYDSAKAEFEELNILNLLSGEVDQNDAFLTIHAGAGGTEACDWAFMLSRMYLRWAERHGYKTEVVDELEAEGGLKSITVQISGDYVYGYLKGEGGIHRLVRISPFDANARRHTSFASVYVYPVLDDSIEVDIRPEDLRVDTYRAGGKGGQHVNKTDSAVRFTHIPTGIVVACQTERSQIFNRQVCMSMLKARLYEYYREQKEKENAKFLAEKKDISFGSQIRSYVFCPYTMVKDHRTKYSVGNIQSVMDGELDDFMNAYLVAKWKGLPMDNKEDDDDE, encoded by the exons ATGTTAGAAGAAATAAAAATACCTATTGAACAATTGAAAGAAGAAATCGCAAACGTTTGGGGGCGTCTT GACTCCGATGCAATAGATAAGGCGATTGCAGAAAAACAAAAATTGACGGAAGCACCGGGTTTCTGGGACGACCACGAAGCTGCCGAAAAGGTGATGTCACAGATCAGAAAGCTGAAAAACAGAATCGAGCCTTGGCGCAACATCATGGCGGAGATGGACGATTTGGAAGCGATGTATGAACTTGCAGAGGAATCGGGAGAACAGTCTGATGAAGATGAAGTTCGCTCAATGTATGATTCAGCAAAAGCCGAATTTGAAGAATTGAATATTTTAAATCTTCTCAGCGGTGAAGTTGACCAAAACGATGCATTTTTGACAATTCATGCAGGTGCCGGCGGTACGGAAGCTTGTGACTGGGCTTTTATGCTGAGCCGAATGTATCTTCGTTGGGCTGAACGTCACGGCTATAAAACAGAAGTTGTCGATGAACTTGAAGCAGAAGGTGGGCTAAAATCTATAACAGTTCAGATTTCCGGTGACTACGTCTACGGTTATCTAAAAGGTGAAGGCGGCATCCATCGGCTTGTACGAATCTCTCCGTTTGACGCAAATGCACGCCGCCATACATCGTTTGCGTCCGTATATGTATATCCCGTTCTCGACGATTCTATTGAAGTAGATATTCGTCCTGAAGATTTGAGAGTCGATACTTACCGTGCGGGAGGAAAAGGTGGACAGCATGTAAATAAAACAGATTCTGCCGTGCGTTTTACACATATTCCTACTGGAATCGTCGTTGCATGCCAGACAGAGCGAAGTCAGATTTTCAACCGCCAAGTTTGTATGAGCATGTTGAAGGCTCGTCTGTACGAATACTACCGCGAACAAAAAGAAAAGGAAAACGCTAAGTTTTTGGCTGAAAAAAAAGATATTTCATTTGGAAGCCAGATTCGCTCTTATGTATTTTGTCCGTATACGATGGTAAAAGATCATCGCACAAAATACAGTGTCGGCAATATTCAAAGCGTGATGGATGGAGAGCTCGACGACTTTATGAACGCTTATCTAGTCGCAAAGTGGAAAGGTCTTCCAATGGACAACAAAGAAGATGATGACGACGAATAA
- the ftsY gene encoding signal recognition particle-docking protein FtsY: protein MKKSFGERLKSLFSKSSNLDDDFYDNLIDILVEGDIGAKTAYLIVEELEKICSKEKIKEENQIVSKLKELLLRDVKSIEIKPESEKQNVWMVLGVNGVGKTTTVAKLAKYFVSGGLNNVILASADTFRAAAIEQLSMHGEKIGVRVVSHQHGSDPSAVVYDAADALKSKGPGLVIADTAGRLHNKENLVRELQKIDKTCRSKADEGCYKKIIVIDSTTGQNALRQAEVFNEAVGVDAIIMTKYDSTAKGGVAVTIGRELGLPVAFICTGEHYEDIETFDAEKYIDEFLGL, encoded by the coding sequence ATGAAAAAATCGTTTGGAGAAAGATTGAAATCGCTTTTTTCAAAAAGCAGTAATTTGGATGATGACTTTTACGACAATCTCATAGATATTCTCGTTGAAGGCGATATCGGTGCAAAGACAGCTTATCTAATTGTTGAAGAACTTGAAAAAATCTGTTCAAAAGAAAAAATCAAAGAAGAAAATCAGATTGTTTCAAAGTTGAAAGAATTGCTTTTAAGAGATGTAAAATCTATTGAAATTAAACCTGAGTCCGAAAAACAAAATGTCTGGATGGTTCTTGGAGTAAACGGAGTTGGAAAAACGACAACTGTTGCGAAACTTGCAAAATATTTTGTTTCCGGAGGGTTGAACAATGTAATCCTTGCAAGTGCTGATACTTTTCGTGCTGCTGCAATCGAACAGCTTTCTATGCACGGTGAAAAAATCGGTGTGCGCGTTGTGAGCCATCAGCACGGTTCAGACCCATCAGCTGTCGTTTACGATGCCGCAGATGCCTTAAAATCAAAAGGACCCGGTCTTGTGATTGCAGATACTGCCGGTCGCCTTCACAATAAAGAAAATCTTGTGCGGGAACTTCAGAAAATAGATAAAACATGCCGTTCAAAAGCTGACGAAGGATGCTATAAAAAAATAATTGTCATAGATTCGACAACAGGTCAAAATGCGTTGCGGCAAGCGGAAGTTTTTAATGAAGCTGTAGGCGTTGATGCGATAATTATGACAAAATACGATTCAACCGCAAAAGGCGGCGTTGCTGTTACTATAGGTCGTGAACTCGGACTTCCGGTAGCTTTTATTTGCACCGGAGAACATTATGAAGATATCGAAACTTTCGATGCAGAAAAATATATAGACGAATTTCTGGGATTGTAA